The sequence GTGGCGCAACCCTCAACAGTGACGGAAGCATTGCGGTTTCTGGCTTGGACGCAGGAGACTATGAGATTTCCATCACCACCAATGTCCACGGCAGGTCTGGCAACTGGTTCTGGGGCTACGACTATCCAAGCGTCGAAGTCAGCGATGTTGACCTCATTGTACAGCCCGCTTCTTACACTGAAACGCAAGCAACGGATGTAAGCGGCAATATCCTTAGCGATGACATGCTTGGTTCTGTTAACACAACCTTGTCTATTTTCACTGAAGGTGATTTTGAAGCCGCAAGCGGCTCAGGCACCACAGTTGCAGGCGAATACGGCACATTGACTATTTTTGCAAACGGCGACTACACCTATACGCCTATCGCTTCGCTTAATAACGTTGGGCAAGTAGAATCCTTTACCTACCAACTCACCCATCCAAGTGGTGCGACCGATAAGGCAACACTTGACATCCGCCTTGATAGCACCACCCTTAACGTAGTCTGGGGCGGAGAAGGAGAGCTTACAGGAACTACCGGCGATGACATCTTAGTGCCAACCCTAGAATCTACACTCATTGATGGCGGGGATGGTCTCGATACCTTGGTGCTTTCTGAGGACATTGACCTTAGCAATGTTCACAACATTGAAATTCTCAAACTTGACACCGATACACCTATCAGCCTTACAGCCGAAGATGTATTTAATCTTACCGATGAAAACAACGTCTTGATTGTTTCAGGTGAAGGCGATGTTCAAATCGCTGTTGACGGACTAGACGATAACGAGGTCTGGACAAAAAATGATGCGGCCAGCACTCCAGAACAAAGCGTCTACGAGGCGGTATACAACGGTAGCGACATTACACTCATTATCGATCAAACCGTCGATACGGACATTCTCTAAATACGCTATGATTAGCGCATGAAAAAGCGCTTTGTCTTAGCTACGCTGACGGCAGCAACGGCTGCCGTCCTTTTTAGTACTTCTGAGTTTATCATTGAGGGCCAAATGCTCGAAAAAGTCGAGAAAGAGTATGGCTTTTTTGCCAAAAACCGTGCATTAGCACTAGTTGGCATGATGAACAAAGCTCAAGGACGTGATGAGCATGAAAAACTCGAAGCAGTCAATGACTTTTTCAACAAAACCCCTTACGGTCTAGACAAAGATGTCTGGGGTGTGAGTGATTATTGGGCAACAAGGCTAGAATTCATCGGAAAAGACAAAGGCGACTGCGAGGATTACGTTATTGCCAAGTACTTTACTCTTTTAGAGCTTGGCATTGACCCCAAAAAGCTTTTTATGGGGTATGTTAAATATGTCCCTTTAAACATTGCTCACATGGTGTTGCTCTACTACGAAACCCCTCGTTCTGAGCCTCTAGTTCTAGACAACTACAACCGCAAAATCTTTCCCGCCTCCACGCGCAAAGATTTAATTCCCGTATACAGTTTTAGCGGCAGCTCCTTATTGGATGCCAAAAATGTACAGCTTGGCAAGCTGCTGCCTGCTAGCACGCGCCAAAAGCGCGCATGGGACGAACTCAAAATCATCAAAAAGGATCAGCCATGAGTCTTTTCAAACAGATGGCTATCACGTTTACACTTTTTTTAGCCCTCGTACTCACTTCGGTGATGGTGCTAAACTTTAACACCGCCACCGAATTCACCCAGCATCAACTCTACACTGAGGCAAAAAATACGGCTCATTCTTTAGGGCTTTCTTTAGCAAAAGCCGCTAGTCCTGACGACTTGGCCCTCATGGAGACGATGATAAACGCTATTTTCGATAGCGGGTATTACGAACGCATAGCTCTTGTTGGAATTGATGATACGCCCATTTATGTGCGCGAAACCAAAGTTCTCCTAAGCGATGTACCCCAATGGTTCATCAACACCATTGAACTAGAAAGTGTCAGCGCCCATAGCGACATCATGATGGGCTGGCACCAGTTTGGCGTCTTGGAAGTCAAAGGCCATACAGGCAATGCCTACCGCCAACTTTACCACACATTTCTAGAACTGTGCAAAACCTTTGCCATCCTCGGCGTGCTTGTGTTTGGCATACTTTACGCTTTGCTTTCGCTCTCTTTGCAATCCCTCAAACGCATCGCTGAACAAGCAAGGGCTATCATCGATAATGCCTTTATTATTGAGAAAAAACTCCCCTTTACCACAGAATTTCGCTCCACCACCGAAGCCATGAATGCC is a genomic window of Sulfurospirillum tamanense containing:
- a CDS encoding transglutaminase-like cysteine peptidase, translated to MKKRFVLATLTAATAAVLFSTSEFIIEGQMLEKVEKEYGFFAKNRALALVGMMNKAQGRDEHEKLEAVNDFFNKTPYGLDKDVWGVSDYWATRLEFIGKDKGDCEDYVIAKYFTLLELGIDPKKLFMGYVKYVPLNIAHMVLLYYETPRSEPLVLDNYNRKIFPASTRKDLIPVYSFSGSSLLDAKNVQLGKLLPASTRQKRAWDELKIIKKDQP